AATGGAAGTGGCTTTCTTTCAAATTTAATAACCCGATCAAGGATCACACGCTGGACCGCTTCTATGATGCGGGTGTTGACTGGGTATTTCGCCATAAAACGTTCAGTGTACTGTTCTGTGTGATTTCCATTCCGCTTTGCGTATTCTTCTTTTTCTTTATAGACAAAGAACGGATGCCCGATATCGAGGAAAATGAACTGATCGCCCGGATAGAATGGAATGAGAATATCCATGTGGATGAAAACAAACGACGGGTGGATGAACTTTTCAAGGAACTGAAAGATGAAGTACTGGAGCAAACAGCCTCTATCGGCAGACAGGATTTCATTCTCAATCGGGAACGGGAACTGTCTTCTTCCGAAGCGGAACTTTATTTCCGTACGGAGACTTCCAATGCTATTGCCTCTTTGGAACAGGCGGTATACCGGAAACTGAAGGAACGTTATCCGCTCTCTGTCATTTCTTTCTCTCCGCCGGAAACGGTATTTGAGAAACTCTTTGTGACGGGTGAACCGGATGTGGTGGCGGAATTTTACACCCGTAATAAAGCGGAAGCCCCCAAAGCGGAAGCAATCCGTAGCGTTGAACAGGAACTGGGACGAAAAACCGGAATCAATCCGACAGGTATCGCCTTCGAAAACCAGTTGAATCTGAGTATCAGCAAAGAGAAACTCTTGCTCTACCGTGTTTCCTACAACGAACTGTATCGGGTACTGAAAACGGCTTTCCGGGAAAACAGTGTGACGATGCTGCACTCTTATCAGCAGTATTTGCCGATCAACATTGCCGGGGATGAAAAGACTGTGAACGAGGTGTTGCAGGAAACACTGGTGCAGACGCAACCGGACAACCGTGGGAATGTCGATTTTATCCCGCTTCGGGAATTGATCAACGTAGCTCCCGCCGAAGACTTGAAAAGTATTACTTCCGGACGTAACGGCGAGTATGTCCCGTTCGACTTTTACGGCGTGCAGGATGCGAACCGGCTGATGCGTGAAGTGAAACAGGTGGCGGAGGAAACAGGGGACTGGGATACGGGCTTCTCCGGCAGTATCTTCTCCAACAAGGAGATGCTGGATGAACTGGTCGTGATTCTGTTGATCTCACTGCTGCTGATGTATTTCATTCTTGCCGCACAGTTCGAGAGTTTTCTGCAGCCGTTGCTGGTACTGGCGGAAATCCCGATTGATGTGGCATTTGCCTTACTCTTGCTTTGGATATGCGGGCATACGCTGAATCTGATGTCTGCCATCGGTCTGATTGTGACCTGTGGTATTGTAATCAATGACTCTATTCTGAAACTGGATGCGATCAATGAACTGCGCAAGGCAGGCGTTCCTTTGCTGGAAGCTATTCACGAAGCAGGCCGCAGGCGTCTGCGTCCGATTATCATGACTTCGCTGACGACCATCTTTGCCATGGTGCCGTTGCTGTTCTCCTCGGATATGGGATCGGAACTGCAAAAGCCGTTGTCTATCGCCATGATAGGCACGATGTCCATCGGTACGGCGGTCAGCCTCTTTATCATACCGCTGCTTTACTGGTTTATCTATCGGGGAAAAAGCGGGAATCACAAACCAAATGAAAAACATGTTGAATTATGAAGAAATCATCCGTTCTTTTTGTATTGATGGCAGCATCGGGGATATGTTTCTCTTCAGTATATGCCCAGAAACGTCTGGTGCTGGACTTGAACCAGACTATCGCTTTAGCTAACGACAGTTCGCTGGAGTCATTCCGCACACAAAATATGTATCTGTCCGGTTATTGGGAATACCGGACGTACCGGGCAAACCGTTTGCCGAGTCTGACAATGGACCTTACCCCGGCACAATATAACCGGGATATCACGAAACGTTATGATTCGGGACAGGACCTGGATGTCTACCGTACGCAACAGTCATATTATGCCTATGGAGGATTAAGTGTCCGTCAAAATCTGGACCTGACCGGAGGTACGTTCTATCTGGAGTCGAACCTTGCCTATATGCGTAATTTCGGGGATAATAGTGCGACACAGTTTACCAGCGTCCCGATACGGCTCGGTTATTCGCAGAGCCTGGTCGGGTATAATCCTTTCAAATGGGACCGGAAGATCGAACCGCTGAAATACGAGCGTGTGAAAAAGGAATTTCTTTATAATGTGGAAAAGGTTTCGGAAACGGCGACGAATTATTTCTTTTCGCTGGCGATGGCGCAGGCGGAATACAAACTGGCAAAGGAAAACCTCGCATCTACGGATACTTTGTACCGCATCGGACAGCAACGGCACCGGATCGCCGCTATTTCACAGGCGGACCTGTTGACTTTAAAGCTGGATAAAGTGAATGCACAGAATACATTGCAGAATAGGGCAAGCGCCTTGAAACGGGCAATGTTCTCACTGGCATCTTTTCTGAATCTGGATAAGAATACCCAGATCGAACTGGAGCTTCCTTCACGCCCAAGTATGATGGAGATTCCGGTGGATGAGGCTTTGAGATGGGGAAGGAGCAATAATC
This sequence is a window from Bacteroides thetaiotaomicron VPI-5482. Protein-coding genes within it:
- a CDS encoding efflux RND transporter permease subunit — encoded protein: MIKFLIQRPIAVLMAFTACFIIGLVTYSTLPISLLPNIAIPEITVQVASANTSARELENTIVKPLRGQLIQVSTLKDIHSESRDGAGIIRLSFEYGTNTDLAFIEVNEKIDAAMNYLPKEAERPKVIKASATDIPVFYLNLTLKNDSAYGATEQHSFLELCEFAESVIKRRIEQLEEVAMVDVTGILERQVQIVPDKDKLAMMGLSIGDIESALSSNNVEPGSMTVRDGYYEYNIKFSTLLRTAEDVENIYLRKGDRIVQLKDFCKVSVVPVKEKGVSLSNGKRAVSLAVIKQADENMDKMKQALVGTMTYFQLVYPEIDFSISRNQTELLDYTISNLQQNLSLGFLFICLVAVLFLGDVKSPLVIGLSMVVSIVISFVFFYLCNMSLNIISLAGLILALGMMIDSSIIVTENISQYRERGYSLRRACVTGTSEVVTPMLSSSLTTIAVFAPLIFMSGIAGAIFFDQAFSVTVGLMVSYLTGIMLLPVLYLLVYRTGVRTRKWKWLSFKFNNPIKDHTLDRFYDAGVDWVFRHKTFSVLFCVISIPLCVFFFFFIDKERMPDIEENELIARIEWNENIHVDENKRRVDELFKELKDEVLEQTASIGRQDFILNRERELSSSEAELYFRTETSNAIASLEQAVYRKLKERYPLSVISFSPPETVFEKLFVTGEPDVVAEFYTRNKAEAPKAEAIRSVEQELGRKTGINPTGIAFENQLNLSISKEKLLLYRVSYNELYRVLKTAFRENSVTMLHSYQQYLPINIAGDEKTVNEVLQETLVQTQPDNRGNVDFIPLRELINVAPAEDLKSITSGRNGEYVPFDFYGVQDANRLMREVKQVAEETGDWDTGFSGSIFSNKEMLDELVVILLISLLLMYFILAAQFESFLQPLLVLAEIPIDVAFALLLLWICGHTLNLMSAIGLIVTCGIVINDSILKLDAINELRKAGVPLLEAIHEAGRRRLRPIIMTSLTTIFAMVPLLFSSDMGSELQKPLSIAMIGTMSIGTAVSLFIIPLLYWFIYRGKSGNHKPNEKHVEL
- a CDS encoding TolC family protein → MKKSSVLFVLMAASGICFSSVYAQKRLVLDLNQTIALANDSSLESFRTQNMYLSGYWEYRTYRANRLPSLTMDLTPAQYNRDITKRYDSGQDLDVYRTQQSYYAYGGLSVRQNLDLTGGTFYLESNLAYMRNFGDNSATQFTSVPIRLGYSQSLVGYNPFKWDRKIEPLKYERVKKEFLYNVEKVSETATNYFFSLAMAQAEYKLAKENLASTDTLYRIGQQRHRIAAISQADLLTLKLDKVNAQNTLQNRASALKRAMFSLASFLNLDKNTQIELELPSRPSMMEIPVDEALRWGRSNNPQLLELKQNVLEAERNVDRTKKESRFNASVNASIGFNQVAENFGDVYHKPMQQDLVAVSVSIPLLDWGVRKGKYNMARNNLNVVKISARQDEISIEEEVIMTVSDFNIQQQLIASAEEALDLAILAYNETRQRFIIGKADINSLTLSLNRQQEAQRNYISALQNYWLNYYKIRRLTLFDFATKLSLSDRFDFNGGRLIR